The DNA window AAAAGAACATCCACCCCGGTTTCATCTGGCTGCCGCTGGACATCGCCAACATCCACGGCATCGCCGCGCTGACCAGCATGATCACGCTGACTCCCGGCACGGTGTCGGCCGCACTCAGCGACGACCGCAAGTTCCTGCTGGTGCACGTGCTGCACCTGGAAGACCCGCAGGAGCTGATCGACACGATCAAGCGCCGTTACGAAGCCCCGTTGATGGAGATCTTCCCATGACTGGATTCCAGATCATCCAGACCACCCTGGTGGTATGCATGCACGTGGTCGGCCTGGCCATGCTGCTGGCCACCTGGCGCCTGCTGCGCGGGCCGACCGTGCCCGACCGCATCCTTGCACTGGATACGCTGTCGGTGACCGCCATCGCCGAGCTGATGCTGTTCGGCATGTACCTCAATTCGGCGATCTACTTCGAGGCGGCGTTGATCATCGCCATGCTCGGCTTCGGCAGCACCGTGGTGCTGAGCAAGTTCGTGCTGCGCCGGGACATCGTCGAATGATCACCTTCATCCAGATCGCGCTGTCGATCCTGCTGCTGTTCGGCTGCTTCTTCATCCTGGTCGGCGCACTGGGCCTGGTGAAGCTGTCCACCTTCTTCAAGCGCCTGCACGCACCGACCAAGGCCAGCACGCTGGGCGTGGGCTGCGTGCTGGTGTGTTCGGTGTGTTACCACATCTTCCTGGGCCAGGACCCGCAGCCGCGCGAGCTGCTGATCACCGTGTTCCTGTTCATCACCGCGCCGATCAGCGCACACCTGATGGCCAAGGCCGCGCTGTCGCTGCTGATGGAAACGCGCCCCACTCTGCCGGGCAACGAGCGTGCGGAAGAAGAACAGCTGCCGCCGCCGGAACCGGAGCGGGAAGAGGAAACCACCGTGCGTTGACCGTGGGTGCCGACCGTTGGTCGGCACTACCCCGGATAACCGCCAGTAGAGCCAGGCCATGCCTGGCTGCGAGTTCGCCGAGGTTGCCGGCCAGCGGCCGGCACTACCGGGTCCACGCGCGGGGTGGATCCATCGCAGCGGTCAGACCGGTGTGACCAGCGCGATTTCCAGCCCCAACCAGGCCACGAACGCCCCCAGCAATACTGCACCTTCGATGCGGCTGATGCGCAGGTCGCCGCGCAGCATCGGGTACAGCACCAGCGCGAACGCCAGCAGCGCCGGCAGTTCGAGGCGTACGAACGAGGCCGGCAGCGCCAGTGGCTGCATCAACCCCATCGCACCGATCACCAGCATCAGGTTGACCACGCTGGAACCGAGCACGTGGCCCAGCACCATGTCGCCGTGACCACGGCGCGCTGCCGCGACGGCGGCTGCCACCTCCGGCAACGCGGTGCCGATCGCCACCGGCAGCAGACCGACCAGCAGCGGCGTCCAGCCCAGCGCAGCACCAAAATCAGCAGCAGCACCGACCACCAGGCGCGCGCCCCAGTACAACGCCAATGCGGCAATCAGCACGCGCAGCACATTCAAGGGCAGGCTGGTGCGGCTCAGTGCCGACTCGGCGATGATCGCCTGTACCTCGGCGCTCTCATGGCGCCCGCGTCGCAGCAGCAGGAACTGCACCACCACGAACCCGGCCACCAGCACGCCAGCCTCCCAGCGCACCAAGCGGCCATCGAGCCCGAACACGATCAGCAGCAGACCCGCGGCCAGCAACGCCCACCACAGCACGACCTGCAGACGCGCGCGCAGCAGCAGCGGGGCGACCATCGCCGCCACCGCCAGAGTCAGGCCGAGGTTGACCACGCTGCTGCCGACGGCGTTGCCCAAGGCCAGCTCCGGCTGGCCCACCACCAGCGCGCGGGCGTTGACCGCCAGCTCCGGCAGCGAAGTAGTGATGCCCAGCAACAGCAGGCCGGCGGTGAATGCACTGGCACCGAAGCGCTGCGCCAGGCCGGAAACGGCTTTGACGATGGAGTCCCCGCCCAGGGCCAGCAACAGCAGGCCGAGCAGGAACCAGGCAATGGCAATGGCGATCATCGAGCACTCCCCAGCGGTCGTGGCGCGATTCTACGCTCGGCCCACCCGTTGCGGGTGAGCCGAGGAGGGTGGATCAGCCGCAGCCTTCGGCGTAGTCCACCTGCGGGGTCCTGCCAACCCGCCAGGCGCCGACCTTGCCGTCAGCGCCGAGGGCGAAATCGATGATCGCCGCGCCCTCCTGCGCCGGGCGCACGCGCAGGTGCTGGGCCTTGTCGTCGTACTTGTCCGGGCCGACGTCGGCGCGCTCGGGATAGAGCACCTGCAGCTCGCCCAGGGTCATGCCGACACGACCACCACCGGGGGCGACAATGGACGGGCTGCGTACGTCGTAGCGGACCAGCTTGCGCGCCTCGAACATCAGGCGCGGGTCTTCGGCGTCCTGCGGGCGCAGGAAGTAACAGCCTTCATTGGCATCGTCGGCAGGCAGCGGCTTGCCAGCGGCATCGGTACCCAGGCCCTGCAACGGCGTGCCGAAGCCACTGCGGACCTCGGCGATGCCGGCGCCCAGCGTGGCGCCGCCGAAGCCATCCAGGCGTGCCGGGCTGTCGCGGCGCGGGTCCACCGGCGATGCGGTGGCCAGATCGGCGTCGGCGGGAACGGAGGCGTCTTTCGCCGGTGCGGTTGCGGCGGCAGGCGCGTCCGGCGCGGCGGTTTCGGGACTACGGTTGCAGGCGGCCAGCGACAACAGCAGCAGGCCGGCAATCGGGAGGTGCTTCATCGGTGCGGATCCTTGGCACAGGGTGGGTGCACGCTACCCCAGTGCGCGTGCAGGCGCTGCATTGTCATCGCGGTTTCATCGCCCTCATTCAGGCTGGGCGAGCACCGACTTGGCTGTCCACCCCATGCAACCGCGCAAGACCGACCTCGCCCGAACCGCGCTGCAGGCCCACCGCGCGCCGCTGGACATGCGCCAGCGACGGCTGCTGATCCTGTGCGATGGCCAGCGCAGCATCGCCGAGCTGACCGCACTGCTGGGGCAGGACGCGGCAGCGATGGTGATCCAGCTGATCCAGGCCGGATATCTGGTGACCGGCGCGGACGCCGCCGTTTCCACGCAACCTGCGCCGAGTGTGGCTGCTGCCACTCTGGCGCCGTCAGCCGCCGCAGCGTCCGCCGCGCCAGTCGAGCGACGCCGCTCGCTGGTCGCCGCGCGCATCTATGTGCTGGGAATCCTGGAGATGCAGCGGCATCCCAACGCAGCGGCGTTGTTCCGCGACCTGCAGCAGGCGCGCGCCGAAGGCGAGGTCCTGCGGGTGATGCAATCGGCGCTGCAGGTGCTGCCGGCGCTGACCTCGGAAGGCTACTGCCAGCGCGTGCGGCAGCGGCTGATGGAGGCGCTGCCGGTGGAGCATTGCAGCGCGTTCGCCGAGGTGGCCTGAAAAAAAGGGGACGGAGGGAATTAAGTCGTTTTGGGCACAAACGACTTAATTCCCTCCGTCCCCTTTTTCATCAACGGAAGTTGTTGCGCAGGCCGTTCCAGCACTGCTGGTAATCGCCCTGCCGGTGGCCTGCGGCCAGCGCCTGCGCGGTCGGGCGGATCACCCCACGGGTCTCGAACATGAAAGCCATGGTGTCCTTGATCACGTCCGGCTTGGACAGATCGGCACTGGAGGCCTTGTCGAAGGTCGGCGCGTCCGGACCGTGGCCACTCATGCAGTTGTGCAACGACGCACCGCCCGGCACGAAGCCTTCGGCCTTGGCGTCGTAGGCACCATGCACCAGGCCCATGAACTCGCTGGCGATGTTGCGGTGGAACCACGGCGGGCGGAACGTGTTCTGCGCCACCAGCCAGCGCGGCGGGAAGATCGCGAAATCCATGTTGCTGGTGCCCGCGGTGTCGCTGGGCGAGTGCAGCACCAGGAAGATCGACGGATCCGGGTGGTCGTGGCTGATCGAGCCGATGGTGTTGAAGCGGCGCAGGTCGTAGCGGTACGGCGCGTAGTTGCCGTGCCAGGCGACCACGTCCAGCGGCGAATGGTCGATCGGGGCACGCCACAGGCGGCCGTCGAACTTGGCGATCAGTTCGAAATCACCGTCGATGTCTTCGAACGCGGCATGCGGGGTCTCGAAGTCGCGCGGATTGGCCAGGCCGTTGGAGCCGATCGGGCCAAGGTCGGGCAGCTTCAGCAGTGCGCCGAAGTTCTCGCAGATGTAGCCACGGCTCGGGCCGTCAGGCAGCTCGACGCGGAAGCGCACGCCGCGCGGAATCACCGCGATCTGCTGCGGTTCGATCTCGATCACGCCCAGCTCGGTCAGCAGCCGCAGGCTGCCCAGCTGCGGCACGATCAGCAGCTCGCCGTCGGCGTCGTAGAAGTAGCGGCCGACCATGTCACGGTTGGCCGCGTACAGATGGATACCAACACCGGCATGCGCGTCGGGCGAACCGTTACCGCCCATCGTGTACAGACCTTCGACGAAATCGGTCGGCAGCTCCGGCAGCGGCAGCGGGCTCCAGCGCAGCTGGTTCGGCGAGGCTGGCTGCGCGCCGAAATCGCACTGCAGCTGCGATTGCGCGAACGGAGTGAACTCGCCGTGGGTCACCGCCGGGCGGATCCGGTACAGCCAGCTGCGGCGGTTGCTGCCGCGCGGTGCGGTGAACGCGGTGCCGGTCAGCTGCTCGGCGTACAGGCCATGGGCCACCTTCTGCGGCGAGTTCTGGCCGACCGGCAGTGCACCGGGCACGGCCTCGCTGGCGAACTCGTTGCCGAAACCGGACTGGTAGCCGCGGGCGGTGATGGCGCTGGACATGGGGGGCTCCTGGGTACGGCGGGACCGGAACGGAAAGCAGCCGAGCATGGCTCGGCTCTACAGATGGGCAGGCGCCGGGACTGGCCCGGCGCTACCGAAGACCTTACAGCACGCCGCGACGGATCTGGTCGCGTTCGATGCTCTCGAACAGCGCGGTGAAGTTGCCTTCGCCGAAGCCTTCGTTGCCCTTGCGCTGGATGATCTCGAAGAAGATCGGGCCGATGCAGTTCTGGGTGAAGATCTGCAGCAGCTTGCGCTGGTGGGTTTCCGGGTCGGCGTCGATCAGGATCTTGTTCTTCGCCAGGCGGGCGACGTCCTCACCGTGGTTCGGCACGCGCTGGTCGATCACGTCGAAATAGGTCTCCGGCGTGTCGAGGAAATCCACACCCTGCGCGCGCATCGCTTCGACCGTGTCGTAGATGTTCTCGGTGAAGCAGGCGATGTGCTGGATGCCCTCGCCCTTGTACGCGTCCAGATACTCGTTGATCTGGCTCTTCGGGTCGGACGACTCGTTCAGCGGAATGCGTACGATGCCGTCCGGCGCGGTCATCGCCTTGGACACCAGGCCGGTCTTCAGGCCCTTGATGTCGAAGTAGCGGATCTCGCGGAAGTTGAACAGGCGCTCGTAGTAGTCCGACCACTGCTGCATGTTGCCGAAGTACAGGTTGTGGGTCAGGTGGTCGATGAAGGTCAGACCGAAGCCCTTCGGGCGCAGCTCGGCGCCGGCGATCAGCTCGTAGTCGCCATCGAAGATGCTGCCGGCATCTCCGTAGCGATCCACCAGGTACAGCATGCAGTCGCCGATGCCCTTGATGATCGGCGCGTTGACCGCCTTGCTCTCCGGCTTGAAGGCGATGGCTTCGGCGCCATTGCCCAGCGCGGTCTGGTAGACCTCCGCGCCCGGCTTCTTGAAGCGGATGGCGAAGCCGCAGGCGCACGGGCCATGCTTTTCAGCGAAGTCGGCGGCGAACGAATCGGGGTCTTCATTGACCAGGAAGTTGACGTCGCCCTGACGATAGACGGTAATCGGACGCTGCTTGTGCTTGAGCACCGCGCTGAAGCCCATCTTGCGGAAGTACTCGTGCAGCTCGGCGCCACGGCCGGCCGGTGCGGCGAATTCGACGAACTCGAAGCCGTCGATGCCCATCGGGTTTTCGAAGGTGGTGACCTGCATGCCGGGGTTGGGATGCGAGGCGGACGGGACTGCGGTATTCATGGCGTGGCTCCGAATCGGTGCCGCATCGGCACAAACCAGGTGCGGGCGGGGTTGGACCCGGCGAGAATGCAGGGTACGGACCCAACACTTATAGTTACACTTGAAACCACCAGCAAGGTGCACCGCAACATGAGCCCCGCCGATCCCGCTTCCACCCGCCTGCGTGCCTCCCACGTCCTGCTCGACCTGGAACAGTTCCTGCCGTACCGGCTGAGCGTGCTGTCCAACCGGGTCAGCGGCAATATCGCCAAGCTGTACGGCGACCGTTATGGCCTGGCCATCCCGGAGTGGCGGGTGATCACCATCCTGGCGCTGTATCCCGGGTCGTCGGCCAGCGAGGTCTCCGACCGCACGGCGATGGACAAGGTGGCGGTCAGCCGCGCGGTGGCGCGCCTGCTGGAACGCGGTTTCATCAAGCGTGAGACGCATGGTGATGACCGCCGCCGCTCGGTGCTGGCGCTGTCGGCGGCGGGGTTCGAGGTGTACGAGACGATCGCACCGATGGTGATCGAGATCACCCGCAAGCTGATGTCGGTGCTGAGCGAGGAAGAGGAGCAGGTGCTGGAGAAGCTGATCCTGCGCCTGGCCGGGGATGGCCTGGAGCGGATGGGCGAAGGGGTCTGAACCCTTCGGGGCGGCGCCCCCCCCCCCGCCGCCCTTGGCAGGTGTCGACCTTGGTCGACACATGGACCCACGCCAGGCGTGGATGATGTCGCGGGCTGCGCTGTGAGGGATCCGGCGCGCTCCATCGATGACGTGCAACGCGCGGTGCTCATTGCGCGCCGACGAACGGTCTTTCGGCCGGATTCGACTCGACGTGTCGCGTTTACCACCTGATGTTTCGGCATCGGGCCGGTAGAGTCCTGATCGACAGAGCGGCTGTATCGAAATTCGCGCATCGAATGGCATTGCCTATTGGACGGCCGATCCCATCGGCCCGAGGGTAGGCGCGCAGCGGAGCACCGCTGCCGGGGTTGAAAGCCCGTCCATCAAACGCGTAACGACGCTGCACCAATGGTGCCCATCTGACGGTGGGCGCCATTCTGCAGCCGGGTCTGCCTTATGGCGGGCGGTGCGTGGGGCCTGGTGCCCACCGTTTTCGCGTTTGAGCGGTCTTTCAACCACGCATCGCCTGCCGCCTTTCCGGCGGCCTCTCCCCGGAGCTTCGCCATGACACGCCCCAATCACCCCACTGCCGACCCCATCGACCGCGAAGCCGACCTGCAGCGCATCGATGAGGCCTTGGCCACGTTGGAAACCGTCACCCAGGCGTGGTTCGAACATCAGCGCCTGAAGGCCTGCCAGCCGGGCCTGCTGCTGTCGTTGAACCGGCTGCTCGACCTGACCAGTCTCGCCAAGGGCTATGCCAGTGCGCTGAGGGTGATTGCCGAGCCCTGACCCTGCTGGAAGGCACCTCATGGATGACACACCGCCCCTCACCCTGCCGCAGACCCACGATCTGCTGGCTGATATCCGGGAACTGATATCCACGGCCCGCGCCGGGATGGTGAGGACCGTCAATGCCGAACTGACGCTGCTGTACTGGCGCATAGGACGTCGCATCCATGTCGATCAGATGGATGGACGCCGGGCACGCTATGGAGAGGTCCTGTTCAAGCGCATCGCCAGGACACTGTCTGCCGAGTTCGGCGGTTCGTTTGGTGAAAAGAGCCTGCGCAGGATGGTGCAGTTCTCCATCGCATTTGCCGACGAGCAGATTGTCGTATCACTGCTACGACAATTGAGCTGGACCCATTTCATCGCGCTGATCCCGCTGTCTGATCCGCTCAAGCGTGACTTCTACGCCCAGATGGCCAGCACGGAAGGCTGGAGTGTCCGCATGTTGCGCCAGCGCATCGACTCGATGCTGTACGAACGCACGGCACTTTCCAGCCAGCCCGAGCAGACCATTGCCAATGAGCTGTCGGCGTTGCGCAGAAACCAGCAGCTCTCCCCGGGCCTGGTCCTGCGCGACCCGTACGTACTTGATTTTCTCGGGCTGAAGGAGTGCTGGGACGAGCAGGAACTGGAAGGCGCCATCCTGCGTGAAATGCAGGGATTCCTGCTTGAACTCGGGGCAGGCTTCAGCTTCGTCGCCCGCCAGAAACGCATCCAGATCGACGACGACGACTTCCATCTCGACCTGCTGTTCTACAACCGCCGCCTGCGCAGGCTGGTAGCCGTCGAACTGAAGATCGGTGACTTCAAGCCAGCGTACAAAGGCCAGATGGAGCTCTATCTGCGTTGGCTGGATCGATACGAGCGAGAGGAAGGTGAAGAGGCACCGCTGGGCATCATCCTTTGCACAGGCAAGAAGGCAGGCCAGATCGAGCTGCTGGAGCTGGACCGCTCAGGCATCCATGTGGCGGAGTACCTGACATCCCTTCCCTCCCGGGAAGTCCTCAAGCAACGTCTGCAGGCCGCCACGGAGCGTGCGCGGCAACGCATGGAGTTCACTGCTGCAGAGATCGACCGTTAGGGCGTCAACAGATCCACACCACGCGCAGATGGCCCACGCACTCAGCTCAGATGCTTGCGCCGTGCATGGATCCACGGCACCGCAAGCGCGCCGATGGCGCCGCCGGCAAAGCCCAGCGAGGCGGCAACGGTGGCCGCTTCAACCGCCCCGGGCAACGCCAGCGCGGCAGTGACCAGCAGCAGCGACGGCAGGCCAACAAACGTACCGAGGAAGAATGGCCAGCGCGGCGACCAGGTGTTCAGCTGCAGCAGGCTGACCGGCTGCCATGCCTCGGACGAGGCGTCTTCGGCGATCTTGGCGACCACTCTGCCCAGATCCACTTCCGGTAGCAGCTTTCCCGGACGCGCGGCGGCAATCGCTTCGGCCACGGTTTCAACGGGCGGGAAGCTGCCCGGCCATGCCACCGGTGCGGGCACGCCATAGGCGGTCAGCAGGGGCACGCTCAGCCACGGCGCCACCAGCGGGCGCAGCCTGCGCCGACCATGCACGCACCAGATCTGGGACTGGCCGTGCGCGGTCACGCTGTACAGCGCCAGCTCGCTCGGCGGCGGATAACCCAGCATGGTCACCCGCGCCGCCAGGCTGTCCTGGTCCATCGCACGCAGGAAGCCGGGGCGGCTGCGCCCTTCCTGCATCCACGCCAAGCCAAGCGCGCCGACCAGATAGGCCTCGGCAACATCCTTGCTGCCCGCGTTGGCGCGGTCGTCGCTGGCCAGGTACCAGGCCAGTGACTTCGGTTCGGGTACATCGGCCAGGCCCCAGCGGCTGTCATCGCCCAGCACATGGCGCACCGGCAGGCGGGCCGGTGCGGTTTCACCGCGCTCGCCGGGCTGCAGGAACGGCAGCACGCCCTGCACGAAACTGGACAGGTCGATCGCGCGCACGCCGTTGCCGTGCCATTCCGGCGGCAGCAGACCGGCCAGCTGCCCTTCGGCGGCCAGTCGATCCAGCCGCGCCTTCTGTTCCACCAGCTTCTGCACCGCGCCCTTCAGCACCACGTTGTCGGGCAAGGCGATCTGCGGCAAACGGTGCCGCGGCGGTGCGAGTTCAAGCGTTGCTGCGCCAGTGCCGGCGTCATCCAGCAGGGCTTCCTGCGGTGGCAGGGTCACGCCGTCGCCTGCTCCGCCTTCGGCCAGTTCAGTGGCAGGTTCGTGCAGACGTTCGGCGTGGTCGCTGTGCATGGGCGTTCCGGTAGGTTGCATCGACGGGTCGTCGACTGAAGTCCTTGCCGGTAACGGCGTGCACACGCTGAAGTTGAGATGTGGAGTCGGAGAGTGTGACGGCGCGCGCAGTAGATCCACGCCATGCGCGGATGGCCGGGCAGCGGAGAGGCTGCCGGGCAGGCCCTGTGCTACCGGTCAGGCGCCCACTGCTTGAGGAACGCCATCACGCGTGCGGTCTGCACGGTCTTGCCCTTGTGCATCGCTTCGCTGGGCTGTGGCGCCAGCAGCGTGCCGTCGGCATCGATCACCAGCAGGTGCGGATGCTCGCCTTGCAGCGGCGGGAACTGGCCCAGGAAGGCCGCGTTCGGATTCTCGGCACTGTCGTTGACCTTGACCCACACATAGTGGGCATCACGGAAGCGGCGCAGATCGCCATTGCCTTCCACGGCTTCATCCAGCGCATGGCAGGGCTCGCAGGCGGCGTTGCCCACTTCCAGGATGATCCGCTTGTTGCCGCGCTGGGCTTCGACCTTGGCCGTTTCCAGGTCGGCAACGGGATTGCGGGCCGGGTCGAACTGCGCGCCAAGCCCGGCGATGGCGGCGATATCGGCCGCCGCCGGGGTGTTGCCCGAGGCCACCGGTTCGCTGGGGTCAGCGACCGGTGGCTCGGTGGGGCGGGTATCGAGGGGCTGCGTGGGTTCGGGGGCAGCGGGAGGTTGAGGCTGCGAACAGGCGCCGATCAGCGCCGCACACACCACTGCCACCACTGCACCACCGAACGTTGTACGCATGCCCACTACCCTCTCATTACTTCACGCCGTGCATCAGCTTGTTGATCAGCGGCGCGACCAGGAACAGGACCACACCCGAACCGATCAAGGCCCAGAACCCGAAGGTATACCCCTTCAGTGCAGATTCGACCGTCATGCCGCCTTCACCACTGACCGCGCCGGCGAAGATGCCCGACAGGTTGTTGCCGATGCCCGTGGACAGGAACCAGCCGCCCATGCCGAAGCCGACCAGGCGCACCGGTGCCAGCTTGGTCACCATCGACAGGCCGATCGGCGACAGGCACAGCTCACCGACCGACTGGATGACATAGACCATGAACAGGGTCCAGAACGGGATCTTGCCGTCCACAACCATGGTCGACAGGGCGAACATCAGCAGTGCGAAGGCCGCGCCGTTGAACAGCAGGCCGAGGCCGAACTTGCGCGGGATGGACGGATTGGCGCGGCCCAGGGCCACCCAGATCCAGGCGATGATCGGCGCCAGGGTGATGATCGCCACCGAGTTGACCGACTGGAACCATGCGGTCGGGAAGGTCCACTCACCCAGCTGGCGGTTGACGATGTTCTCGGCCAGGAAGGTGAAGGAGCTGCCGGCCTGTTCGAAGAACATCCAGAACATGACGTTGAAGGCGAAGATGATCAGCATGGCGATCACGCGGTCGCGCTGCACCTTGCCCTCGCGGATGCCTTCCACCAGCAGCAGCACGGCCAGGGCGGCAAACATCACGCCGAGGATCCAGGCCAGCGCGGTGGCGCCGGTGGCGAGCAGGAAGTAAGCCACCGGAATGGCGAACAGCGAACCGACCAGCACCATGATGATGCGGCCGAAACCTTCAGCACCAGCCGGCGGTGCACCGATGCCCTTCAGGCCGGCACGACCGATGTAGAACCACACCAGCGAGATCAGCATGCCCACGCCGGAGGCAATGAACACGACCTTGTAGGAGGGCATTTCCGAGGTGCCGAAGACCTTGCGGGCCAGGTACTCGGTCAGCACCGGGGCGATCATCGCGCCGATGTTGATGCCCATGTAGAAGATGGTGAAGCCCGAGTCGCGGCGTTCGTCCTTCAGGCCGTACAGCTTGCCGACCATGGTCGAGATGTTGGGCTTGAACAGACCGTTGCCGACGATGATCGTGGCCAGGCCGAGCTTGAAGATGTGCTCCTGCGGCAGCGAGATCATGAACAGGCCGACGGCCATGATGATCGCGCCGGTCAGGATCGAGCGCTGGTAACCCAGTACCCGGTCGGCCACGTAGCCGCCGAAGATCGCGGCGGCATACACCAGCGCCAGGTAGGCACCGTAGATGCGGCTGGCGTCGCCTTCACCGGCGGCGTTGCCGTTGTAGAACTGGGCAACGATGTACAGCACCAAGGCCCAGCGGATGCCGTAGAACGCAAAGCGCTCCCAGAACTCGGTCATGAACAGCATCCACAACGGGCGCGGGTGGCCCATCGTGGTGTTGAAGTCCGGCAGCGCCGGCTCTGGGGTGTTCGCAGTGGCGTTTACGCTCATGCGGAATTCCTGGTTCGGTGGATGGAGGCACGTCCGATGTGCGGTGAAGCAACGCGCGAGGATCACCGACTTCTGGCGTTCACGTCAAATACACGCCGTTTGAGGCAGGTCGCTGCCTGCTCGCTGAACTTGCATCTGAAACGATCCAGCCAGCCGCGGGCGGCCAAGCTGAATGGGGATCAGGCCAGATCCGGCGGGGGCGCGACCTGCAGCGTGGTACGCACCTGGAACAATTCAGGGAAGAAGGTCAGCTCCAGCGCCTTGGCCAGGAAGCCCACGCCGGAGGAGCCGCCGGTGCCGCGCTTGAAGCCGATCACCCGCATCACCGTGCGCATGTGTCGGAACCGCCACAGCTGGAAGGCCGTTTCCAGGTCCACCAGGTCCTCGCACAGCGCGTACTCGCGCCAGTAGCGGTCAGTGTCCTGGTAGATGCGTTCAAAGACCGGCTGCAGTGCGTCATCGGCCACATGCGGCTGGGTCCAGTCGTGCGCCTCGTACACCGCCGGCACGGCGTGGCCGAAGCGGGCCAGGTACTTCAGGAACTCCTCGTACAGGCTCGGCGCCTCCAGCACGGTGCGCAGCTGCGCCTGCCCGGCCGTGTCGTGCTCGAACACCTGCAGCATCTGCGCGTTCTTGTTGCCCAGCAGGAACTCGATGTAGCGGTACTGCAGCGACTGGAAGCCCGAGGACGGGCCCAGCACGTCGCGGAAACCCATGTACTCGGACGGAGTGAGCGTCTCCAGTACCGACCACTGCTCGGTCAGCTGGCGCAGCACCTGCTTGCTGCGCGCCAGCACCTTGCGGCACTGCCAGACCTCGTCGCGCTGCAGGAAACCGATTGCCGCACCCAGCTCGTGGCCCAGCAGCTTCAGCCACAGCTCGGAGGTCTGGTGCTGGATGATGAAGAGCATCTCGTCGTGATGCGGCGGACT is part of the Stenotrophomonas lactitubi genome and encodes:
- a CDS encoding tryptophan 2,3-dioxygenase produces the protein MSVDNNQRDLEAGIHTDLQGRLTYGGYLRLDQLLSAQQPLSSPPHHDEMLFIIQHQTSELWLKLLGHELGAAIGFLQRDEVWQCRKVLARSKQVLRQLTEQWSVLETLTPSEYMGFRDVLGPSSGFQSLQYRYIEFLLGNKNAQMLQVFEHDTAGQAQLRTVLEAPSLYEEFLKYLARFGHAVPAVYEAHDWTQPHVADDALQPVFERIYQDTDRYWREYALCEDLVDLETAFQLWRFRHMRTVMRVIGFKRGTGGSSGVGFLAKALELTFFPELFQVRTTLQVAPPPDLA